A genome region from Sebastes umbrosus isolate fSebUmb1 chromosome 22, fSebUmb1.pri, whole genome shotgun sequence includes the following:
- the trmt10a gene encoding RNA (guanine-9-)-methyltransferase domain-containing protein 2, translating to MADESVKREAAAQQDNDNKDNDSSNGGAENQTVSKRQRKKLLKQQKWEEERGLRKQRRKDRKQQRRLQRQEDEGGETQNVRKRPRREVTPSSLRLVVDCSFDNLMLVKDVGKLHKQIQRCYAENRRALHPVQFYLTSLGGQLKQSMDEKDKGWVNWKDISIKPEHYSEVVAKEELVYLTSDSPNVLEEMDHKKAYVIGGLVDHNHHKGITFERAKELGIDHAQLPLSSFVKMNSRKVLAVNHVFEIILAYLEKGSWKEAFFTVLPQRKGAVAVDKDGTTTQEKEEEEDSNSDSDLDTPDQTEKRA from the exons ATGGCTGATGAGAGTGTGAAGAGAGAAGCTGCAGCCCAGCAGGACAATGATAACAAAGACAATGACAGCAGCAATGGAGGAGCAGAAAACCAAACTGTGTCCAAGAGGCAGAGGAAGAAGCTTCTGAAGCAGCAGAAATGGGAAGAAGAGAGGGGGCTGAGAAA GCAGAGGCGGAAGGACAGGAAGCAGCAGCGTCGGCTGCAGAGGCAGGAGGACGAGGGAGGAGAGACCCAGAATGTGAGGAAACGTCCACGCAGGGAGGTGACGCCCAGCTCACTGAGGCTGGTGGTGGACTGCAGCTTTGACAACCTCATGCTGGTCAAG GATGTCGGGAAGCTTCACAAACAGATCCAGCGGTGCTACGCTGAGAACAGACGGGCCTTGCATCCAGTGCAG TTCTATCTGACAAGCCTGGGAGGACAGCTGAAACAGAGCATGGATGAAAAGGACAAAGGATGGGTAAACTGGAAG GACATCAGCATTAAACCAGAGCACTACAGTGAAGTCGTGGCGAAGGAGGAGCTGGTGTACCTGACGTCAGACTCTCCCAACGTGCTGGAAGAGATGGACCACAAAAAGGCCTACGTGATAGGAGGCCTTGTCGACCACAACCACCATAAG GGGATCACCTTTGAGAGGGCGAAGGAGCTTGGGATCGATCACGCTCAGCTTCCTCTGAGCAGTTTTGTCAAGATGAACAGTCGGAAGGTTCTGGCAGTCAACCATG TGTTCGAGATCATCCTGGCGTACCTGGAGAAGGGCAGCTGGAAGGAGGCCTTCTTCACTGTCCTGCCTCAGAGGAAAGGAGCGGTGGCTGTGGACAAGGACGGAACAACTACtcaggaaaaagaagaagaggaggattcAAACTCAGACTCTGACCTCGACACACCAGACCAAACTGAGAAAAGAGCCTGA